A single genomic interval of uncultured Fusobacterium sp. harbors:
- a CDS encoding DUF896 domain-containing protein yields MEMSKIIEKINYFTKLSRERELTPEEQAERAEYRKMYLELFKAQVKGHLDRIEIVDDDKVVNKGTKII; encoded by the coding sequence ATGGAAATGTCTAAAATTATTGAAAAAATAAATTATTTTACTAAATTATCAAGAGAGAGAGAACTTACTCCAGAGGAACAAGCAGAAAGAGCTGAGTATAGAAAAATGTATTTAGAACTATTTAAAGCTCAAGTAAAAGGTCATCTTGATAGAATAGAGATAGTTGATGATGATAAAGTAGTAAATAAAGGTACTAAAATAATATAA